From a single Sorghum bicolor cultivar BTx623 chromosome 5, Sorghum_bicolor_NCBIv3, whole genome shotgun sequence genomic region:
- the LOC8060015 gene encoding disease resistance protein RPM1, which translates to MAEALLHVVSKIGATLTEETTKAVIAKLSDKVKNLKELPEKVEEIGKEFKAMSIVVKQFSTPGHSDELVKDWIGEVRDMAHRVEDVMDKYSYHALKLEEENTMKKFFSKAYYVKVFSEIADEIIQIEKKIENVVKRRDRWLQLTQLIPNPLADIERNTPRISFREVVQADIVGIEHNRRQVTEWLYSDKQDSIVITVSGMGGLGKTILVANVYEQEKINFTTHAWIVVSQTYGLVDLLRKMLRKIGDQEHSHSQLMDLDTHDLEVKIKERLSGGNCLFVLDDVWNREAYTQIMDVFQNLQACRVIITTRQEHVAALAQPRHQLKLKPLEHNDAFNLFCRKAFYNRMECKCPQNLEKLANALVDRCQGLPLAIVSIGGMLSSLPATEYVWNETYNQLRGELANNDHLRAILNLSYHDTPGELRNCFLYCGLFPEDHKFSRESLVRLWVAESFAVPKEQSTAEEVADRYLRELIQRNMLEVVDNDELGRVSTCKMHDLVRELVLSISKEEKYGCAYDFSSMSQMDKDVRRLSSCGWKDKIAVKANFPRLRTLVALGIISSPSQLLSPILSESHYLTVLELQDSEITVVPASIGNLFNLRYIGLRRTRVKSLPESIGKLSNLLTLDIKQTKIEKLPRGIVRVKKLRHLLADRYDDEEQSKFRYFIGMQAPKQLSNLEDLQTLETVEASEDLAEQLVKLTKLQSVWIDKIRAVDCANLFATLSMMPLLSSLLLSASDENEELCLQALKPESEKLHRLIIRGCWADKTLECPIFLDHGRNLKYLAISWCGLKDDPFKLLAPYVPNLTYLSLNRVCSANTLVLYEGCFPQLKTLVLKHMPDVCELKISDRALPQIEGLYVVTLQKLNKVPQGIESLRSLKKLRLLHLHQDFKAQWHMNGMQQKMHYVPELLI; encoded by the coding sequence ATGGCGGAGGCCTTACTCCATGTTGTTTCAAAGATTGGTGCCACATTAACGGAGGAAACCACAAAGGCTGTGATAGCCAAGCTATCAGACAAAGTTAAGAACCTTAAGGAATTGCCAGAGAAAGTTGAGGAAATAGGGAAAGAATTTAAGGCGATGAGTATTGTTGTAAAGCAATTTAGTACACCAGGTCATAGCGATGAGCTTGTTAAAGACTGGATTGGAGAGGTGCGGGATATGGCCCACCGTGTTGAGGATGTAATGGATAAATATTCATATCATGCTCTTAAATTGGAGGAAGAAAATACCATGAAGAAGTTCTTCTCCAAAGCTTATTATGTCAAAGTTTTCAGTGAGATTGCTGATGAGATTATCCAGATAGAGAAGAAAATTGAAAATGTTGTCAAGCGGCGAGATCGGTGGCTGCAGCTGACACAGCTTATTCCTAATCCACTTGCTGATATTGAAAGAAACACACCACGGATCAGTTTCCGTGAAGTTGTACAAGCTGATATTGTGGGGATTGAACACAACAGAAGACAGGTGACTGAATGGCTGTACTCTGACAAACAAGATAGCATAGTGATTACAGTATCTGGAATGGGTGGACTAGGAAAAACCATCCTGGTCGCAAATGTGTATGAGCAGGAGAAGATCAACTTTACCACTCATGCTTGGATTGTTGTGTCTCAGACCTATGGTTTGGTTGATTTGCTGAGAAAAATGCTTAGGAAGATTGGGGACCAAGAACATTCACATTCACAGCTAATGGATTTGGATACCCATGACTTGGaagtaaaaataaaagaaaggcTATCAGGTGGAAACTGTTTGTTTGTATTAGATGATGTTTGGAATCGAGAAGCATACACTCAGATAATGGATGTATTCCAGAACCTCCAAGCATGTAGAGTTATAATCACAACAAGACAGGAACATGTGGCTGCACTTGCTCAACCAAGACATCAACTCAAACTCAAACCATTGGAACACAATGATGCATTTAACCTTTTCTGCAGAAAGGCTTTCTATAACCGCATGGAATGCAAGTGCCCTCAGAACCTTGAGAAGCTGGCTAATGCTTTAGTGGATAGATGCCAAGGCCTGCCACTTGCAATTGTATCCATAGGTGGTATGTTGTCTTCACTGCCAGCAACAGAATACGTTTGGAATGAGACGTACAACCAACTTCGGGGTGAGCTAGCAAATAATGATCATCTTCGTGCAATTCTAAATCTGAGCTACCATGACACACCTGGAGAACTGAGGAATTGCTTCTTGTATTGTGGTCTGTTCCCAGAGGATCATAAATTCTCACGGGAAAGCCTTGTGAGGCTGTGGGTTGCAGAAAGTTTTGCCGTGCCAAAAGAACAAAGCACAGCAGAGGAGGTGGCTGACAGATATCTCCGAGAACTGATTCAAAGAAACATGCTGGAAGTTGTCGACAATGATGAGCTAGGCAGGGTTAGTACCTGCAAGATGCATGACCTTGTGCGTGAGCTGGTGCTTTCTATTTCCAAAGAGGAAAAGTATGGTTGTGCATATGATTTTTCAAGCATGTCTCAAATGGACAAGGATGTTCGTCGTCTGTCGTCATGTGGATGGAAAGACAAAATTGCAGTAAAAGCAAATTTCCCACGTCTTCGaaccctagtggcacttggaatAATTTCATCGCCTTCTCAGTTGTTATCACCAATTTTATCTGAATCCCACTATCTTACTGTCCTTGAGCTGCAAGATTCTGAAATAACCGTAGTGCCAGCGTCCATAGGAAATTTGTTTAATCTGCGCTACATTGGTCTGCGCCGCACAAGGGTCAAGTCACTCCCGGAGTCTATTGGGAAGCTCTCAAACCTCCTCACCCTGGACATCAAGCAAacaaaaatagagaagctgccaCGAGGGATTGTTAGGGTCAAGAAGCTGCGGCACCTTCTAGCTGATAGATATGATGATGAGGAGCAGTCAAAGTTCCGGTATTTCATCGGAATGCAAGCACCAAAACAGCTATCCAATTTGGAGGATCTGCAGACTCTTGAGACCGTGGAAGCCAGCGAGGACTTGGCTGAGCAGCTGGTGAAACTTACAAAACTACAGAGTGTGTGGATTGACAAAATACGTGCTGTTGACTGTGCAAATCTTTTTGCTACACTTTCCATGATGCCACTTCTTTCTAGCTTGCTACTCTCTGCAAGTGATGAGAATGAGGAACTTTGCCTGCAAGCTCTCAAGCCAGAATCTGAAAAACTCCACAGGTTGATAATCAGAGGATGTTGGGCAGACAAGACATTAGAGTGCCCCATATTTCTTGACCATGGCAGAAATCTGAAGTATCTAGCTATAAGCTGGTGTGGACTTAAGGATGATCCATTCAAGTTGCTTGCTCCATATGTGCCGAACCTAACCTATCTTAGCCTTAACAGGGTGTGTAGTGCAAACACCCTAGTTCTTTATGAGGGGTGCTTCCCACAGCTAAAAACGCTTGTCTTGAAGCACATGCCTGATGTTTGCGAGCTGAAGATCAGTGATCGTGCCCTTCCACAGATTGAAGGTTTATATGTTGTGACACTTCAA